The Spirochaetota bacterium genome has a segment encoding these proteins:
- a CDS encoding ankyrin repeat domain-containing protein: MIKNLLGIVICAFSLSIFAQENNAICIAIDNEDFKAFSRAVNRTNVNGYNDKGETPLTHLLQKKEYYRTINKYLVVLFKHGADPNLPNKNGTPPLHLAGYDHEICSYLLKKGADINIRDSHGQTMLYDLLVYTEVYGGWSKFFNDIDFFIKNGGNINSVDNYGISVLLSMLSRVMSYPASKKGGGGYLSHDFSQGIEYLAKKGANVNIVTKSGETALTISRKTNANQDQIDTLIKLGAVK; encoded by the coding sequence GTGATAAAGAATTTACTCGGAATTGTTATATGCGCCTTTTCGCTCTCCATATTCGCCCAGGAGAACAATGCTATTTGTATAGCGATTGACAATGAAGATTTCAAGGCATTTTCCCGCGCGGTCAATCGCACTAATGTCAATGGCTATAACGACAAGGGAGAAACACCGTTGACGCATCTGCTGCAAAAGAAGGAATACTACAGGACAATTAATAAATACCTTGTGGTCCTTTTTAAACATGGCGCTGATCCGAATTTACCCAATAAAAATGGAACGCCCCCGCTCCATCTTGCCGGTTATGATCATGAGATATGCTCCTATCTCTTGAAAAAGGGCGCTGATATAAATATCAGGGATTCACACGGGCAGACAATGCTCTATGACCTGTTGGTGTATACCGAGGTGTATGGCGGATGGAGCAAGTTTTTCAATGATATAGATTTTTTTATTAAAAATGGCGGTAATATCAACTCGGTGGATAATTACGGGATATCTGTGCTGCTGAGCATGCTTTCCCGCGTCATGTCATACCCGGCGTCAAAGAAAGGCGGGGGCGGGTACCTGAGCCATGATTTTTCCCAGGGAATTGAATATCTTGCAAAAAAAGGCGCCAATGTAAACATAGTGACCAAGTCAGGGGAAACAGCGTTGACCATATCCAGGAAAACAAACGCAAATCAGGATCAGATTGACACGCTGATCAAACTGGGCGCGGTGAAGTAA
- a CDS encoding lysophospholipase: MNSYTHSIGTFIGKGGTEIFFQNWSVDNPRGILIIVHGVGEHSGRYGNIINELKGSNVSVYALDHRGHGKSGGKTGHVESFMDYVYDLKIFIDLIKEDINDNRLILLGHSMGGVIAGKYALTYSEDIDALILSSPGFVPAIEVPAWKTSLAGILSRYLPSFTMATGLDPKGLSRDPVVVDEYENDRMVHGQVSARWYTEMIKTAEECMNRAMEIRMPLLVFHGDADKIVDYRGSETFFNNASSVSKELHILKGFYHETMNDSEKKLILPVVVKWIGTVVGRKKTSKDAKKSKPAKPIIKTAKKSVAKAANISLKKGSPTRGAKNQ; encoded by the coding sequence ATGAATTCGTACACGCACAGCATCGGAACATTCATCGGCAAAGGCGGTACGGAAATTTTTTTCCAGAACTGGAGCGTCGATAATCCCCGCGGCATCCTCATCATCGTTCACGGCGTCGGAGAGCATTCCGGCAGATACGGCAACATCATCAATGAACTCAAGGGCTCCAACGTATCGGTGTACGCCCTCGATCACCGCGGACACGGAAAATCAGGCGGAAAGACCGGCCACGTTGAATCCTTCATGGATTACGTGTACGATCTCAAGATATTCATCGATCTCATCAAGGAAGATATCAACGATAACCGGTTGATTCTTCTCGGTCACAGCATGGGCGGCGTCATCGCCGGCAAATACGCTCTCACCTATTCCGAAGACATAGACGCACTCATCCTCTCCTCGCCCGGGTTTGTGCCGGCAATAGAGGTTCCCGCGTGGAAAACGAGCCTGGCGGGCATATTATCGCGGTATCTTCCTTCTTTCACCATGGCGACAGGTCTTGATCCCAAGGGCCTCTCCCGCGATCCGGTCGTAGTCGACGAATATGAAAACGACCGCATGGTGCACGGACAGGTGTCCGCCCGCTGGTACACGGAGATGATCAAGACCGCGGAAGAATGCATGAACAGGGCGATGGAGATCCGCATGCCCCTTCTTGTTTTTCACGGCGATGCGGACAAGATCGTCGACTACCGCGGCAGCGAAACATTTTTCAACAACGCGTCATCGGTGAGCAAAGAGCTGCATATACTGAAAGGCTTTTACCACGAGACCATGAACGACTCTGAAAAAAAATTAATTTTACCGGTCGTGGTCAAGTGGATCGGAACCGTTGTCGGCAGGAAAAAAACATCAAAAGATGCTAAAAAAAGCAAGCCGGCGAAGCCGATAATTAAAACGGCAAAGAAATCTGTTGCAAAAGCAGCAAATATATCTTTAAAGAAGGGCTCCCCCACAAGGGGCGCTAAAAACCAATAA
- a CDS encoding ATP-binding cassette domain-containing protein gives MKEKIIIKDLRKSFGPKVVLDGLDLTVYDSEILCIIGISGVGKSVILKNLIGILDPDSGSIHVDGVEFTGADAETRHRILAKYGILFQGAALFDSLNIYDNVAFGLRRKKVPEETIEKTVTEMLENVGLRGVESKRVSELSGGMQKRAGLARSIALRPEIMLYDEPTTGVDPITGGAVDRLIKKMRDTFGITSIVVTHDMRSAYRLADRIAMLYEGKIIYAGPPDIFRSTDNAHVRQFIEGKAHGPIHVL, from the coding sequence ATGAAAGAAAAAATAATCATAAAAGATCTTCGCAAATCATTTGGACCCAAGGTTGTTCTTGATGGTCTCGATCTTACTGTGTACGATAGCGAAATACTCTGCATCATCGGCATCAGCGGCGTGGGAAAATCAGTCATCCTGAAAAATCTTATCGGCATTCTCGATCCCGACAGCGGCTCCATTCATGTGGACGGCGTTGAATTCACCGGCGCGGACGCTGAAACACGCCACCGCATCCTCGCGAAATACGGAATTCTCTTCCAGGGAGCGGCGCTCTTCGATTCGCTCAACATATACGATAACGTTGCCTTTGGCCTCAGAAGAAAAAAAGTCCCGGAGGAGACGATAGAAAAGACGGTGACGGAGATGCTCGAGAACGTCGGCCTCAGGGGAGTTGAATCAAAACGTGTTTCTGAACTCTCCGGAGGCATGCAGAAGCGCGCTGGACTCGCCCGGTCCATCGCGCTGCGGCCTGAGATCATGCTCTACGACGAGCCGACGACGGGTGTTGACCCCATAACCGGCGGCGCCGTGGACCGCCTCATCAAGAAGATGCGCGACACCTTCGGCATCACCTCGATCGTGGTGACCCACGACATGCGCTCCGCCTACCGGCTGGCAGACCGCATCGCGATGCTCTACGAGGGAAAAATAATTTACGCGGGACCGCCTGACATCTTCAGATCAACCGACAATGCGCACGTGCGTCAATTCATCGAGGGGAAGGCCCATGGACCGATTCATGTGCTCTGA
- a CDS encoding diguanylate cyclase, which yields MNVLLVNSNQSFKSAVTSSLKGYKPKLFVSDKIDDVPVDIQKNAVQTVIINWASGDFDIDTLCRRIRKIKTSKYIFILVVTAREREGGIEKFLQAGANDYVFKPFGKDEMLSRMKIAERIIKIEEELMRSKKKMLTLVKEDPVTGLFNRRSLLDEVLKEMGRAARETKYISAMVATITNFKEMVDLHGISVMDEVLVESGRRIKVSCRPYDKLGRYTVSDFLIFLPGSGRGNAEKVAKRIMSAFTKKPIDVNDLKLQINLAIGIAELDPTQISKNNSVDSNLLNDLVLDALIKKTELAVKRAMRSGNNKIEVFLD from the coding sequence ATGAATGTGTTATTGGTAAACAGCAACCAGTCCTTCAAATCCGCGGTGACCAGTTCCTTGAAGGGGTACAAACCCAAGCTCTTTGTCTCGGATAAAATCGATGATGTTCCCGTGGACATACAAAAAAACGCGGTACAAACGGTCATAATAAACTGGGCTTCCGGCGATTTCGATATCGACACGCTGTGCCGTCGAATACGCAAGATCAAGACGAGTAAATACATCTTCATCCTGGTGGTCACCGCGCGGGAGCGTGAAGGGGGCATTGAAAAGTTCCTTCAGGCCGGCGCCAATGATTATGTGTTCAAGCCGTTTGGCAAGGACGAGATGCTGTCCCGCATGAAGATCGCCGAGCGGATCATCAAGATCGAGGAAGAGCTGATGCGCAGCAAGAAGAAAATGCTGACCCTGGTCAAGGAAGACCCCGTGACCGGCCTGTTTAACCGCCGCTCGCTCCTGGATGAAGTTCTCAAGGAGATGGGCCGGGCCGCGCGGGAGACGAAGTATATATCGGCGATGGTGGCAACCATTACGAATTTTAAGGAAATGGTCGATCTGCACGGCATTTCGGTCATGGATGAGGTCCTGGTGGAGAGCGGCAGAAGGATTAAGGTGTCCTGCAGGCCCTATGACAAGCTGGGACGTTACACGGTTTCCGATTTTCTGATTTTTCTTCCCGGATCGGGGAGGGGCAACGCCGAGAAAGTCGCCAAGCGGATCATGTCGGCTTTTACAAAAAAGCCGATCGATGTAAACGATTTGAAATTGCAGATCAACCTCGCCATCGGTATTGCGGAGCTTGATCCGACTCAGATATCGAAAAACAATTCCGTTGACAGTAATCTCCTGAACGACCTGGTCCTTGACGCCCTGATAAAAAAGACCGAGCTGGCCGTGAAGCGGGCCATGCGAAGCGGCAATAATAAAATAGAGGTTTTCCTGGATTAA